The window CCTGTTCGGCTCGACTGGGTTCCTGTTCGCCTCGCTCCAGTCGACGCTGTACTCGAGCAGCGCGACCATGCTTCTCAACGACCCGCGCATCTCCAGCGTGTTCAACGACAACAACCGCTTTATCGGCGACCCGTCGCGGTATGTCCGTTCCCAGGCGCGCTATCTCACCTCCACCGAGGTGCTCACGACCGCCCGTTCGCTCCTTCACAACCGGCTCACCGTCGACCAGCTGCGCGGCCGCGTGCAGGCGACCTCCTCGGACCAGCTCGACCAGGTCAGCGTGACCGCCACCGACCCGACGGCCGAGGGCGCCGCCGCCGTGGCCAATGCCGTCTGCCAGGCCTACCGCCAGACCATCCGGAACCTGACCCAGACGAACGCGAAGTCCACCACCGACGAGCTCGACCAGACGATCGCCGACCTGCGCGGACGTATCAGCGACCTGGACGAGCAGCTGAACTCGGGCGAGGGCCCGGCCGACCCGAGCCTGTCCGCCGCCAGGCAGGCCGCGGCCACCCAGCTGCTGACGCTGCAGAGCCGGGCTGACGAGATCGCGGTGGACACCGCGACGTACGGCGACGGCGTGCAGATGTTCGAGCAGGCGAACCCGCCGAGCGCGCCGGCGCAGCCCAGGCCGCTGCGCGCGGTCGTCGTAGGCGCCTTCCTGGGGTTCTTGCTCGCCGCCGCCGCGGTGTGGTGGCGCGATGAGTTCCGCCGTAAGGCGGACGAGAAGCAGGACCCGGCGGCCATTCTCGGCGTCCCGTTGCTCGGTGACGTCCCCGAGTTCGCCGTCTCCACCGGCGGGCGGGCGCTGCCCGCCGCGCGCGAACCCACGTCCCCGGCGGCCGAGGCCTACAACTTCCTCGTGGAGAGCATCGGGTTCGCGCTTGCCGCCGAGGGCGGCGGCAGCGTTGTCGCGGTGACCAGCCCACGCTCTGGTGATGGCAAGACGGTGACCGCGCTCAACCTCGCGATCGCGATGGCGCGCGACGATCGCAAGGTGGCGGTCGTCGACGGTGACGAGCGGATGCGGGGGCTGACCGGGCTCGCCGCAGTCTCCCACGAGCCGGGCCTGTCCGACCTGGGCGGCGACGTGTCGGTAAGCGCCGCCGTGCGCCACCTCGACCTCGACGGTGCCGAGGCGCTCGACGTGGTGCCCGCCGGGACGGCGCTCGACGACCCGGCCAGCTTCTTCCGGACCGGCCGGTTCCGCCGCGCGGTCGGCCGGCTGCGCAGCCACGCCGACGTCGTCATCGTCGACTCGCCGCCGCTGCTGGCGGCCAGCGAAGCGGCCGCGATCGCCTCGCAGGCCGATGCGGTGGTGCTGGTGGTCGGGCGCGGGACGCCGCTGCGGGTACTCACCGAGGCCCGCCACCGACTGGAGTTCGTCGGCACGCCGGTGCTCGGCTACGTCTTCAACAAGTCGGTCGGGTCCGGGCGGCGCTACGGCTACGGCTACGGCTACGGGCGTTCGGCGGCCCGATCCGCAACGGCACCGTCTGGCCGCCACCGGGTTCCCGACCAGCGGCTCGATGAGGACAGCTCGGTCAAGACCAGCCGATGACGATCGACCCGGCGCCGCGGCTTCCGCGGCTCGGCCGCGCCAACCCAGGCCCTCAAGGAGCCCGGGACGGCTCATCCCCGCCGCCCGCGCGGCCGGAACACGCATGGCGCCTCGAGGAAGGGCGAACCGATGCGGGTGACGATCGTCAGCCAGTACTTCTGGCCTGAGCGGTTCCGGGTCAACGACCTCGCCGTTGGTCTGCGCGAGCGAGGCCACCGGGTGACGGTGCTGACCGGGCAGCCTGGCTACCCGGACCGGGAGGCGTTCGCGGGTCGCCGGCGCTCGGCCAGGGAATGGTACGAGGGCGTCGAGGTGGTGCGGGTGCCGCTGGCCTCGCGCGGCGGCGGCGAGCCATGGCGTCTCGCGCTGAGCCACCTGTCCTTCGCGGCCAGCGCCAGCGTGCTGGGCGCGCCTCGGCTGCCACCGTCCGACGTGGTGCTCGTCTACCAGATCTCGCCGGTGACGCTGGTGCCAGCGCTGCTGCTGAGGCAGGTCCGGGGCACTCCGGTGGTGCTGTGGGTGCAGGACCTGTGGCCGTGGAGCCAGTACGCGACAGGCACGGTCCGCTCCGAACGGGTACTCACTCTGCTCGACTGGACGGCGCGCGCCGGCTACCGGCGCTGCGCCCGGGTGCTCGGGCGGTCCGAGGACTTCCTGCCGCTGCTTCGTGAGGCCGCCATCCCGGCCGACCGGCTCGACTACCTGCCGAACTGGGCGGAGAAGCACTACCGCCCCGTTCCGGCCGACCCGGAGGTCCGCCGCGCGGCCGGAATCCCCGACGGGTTCGTCGCGATGTGCGCCGGCAACCTCGGCGTCGGCCAGTCGCTGGAGACGCTGGTCGCGGCGGCCGATCGACTGCGAGGGGATCCTCATGGCGCGCGGGTGCGCTGGGTGGTCCTCGGCGACGGCCAGCGGGCTGGGTGGCTGGCGGACGAGGTGCGCAGAAGGGGCCTCGGTGACCGGGTCCACCTGCTGGGACGTGCCCCGCTCGAGCGGACGCCGGAGTTGCTGGCACACGCGGACGTGCTGGTCACGACACTGCGCCGCGACCCCGTGTGGGCGCTGACGGTTCCGAGCCGGGTGCAGTCGTTCCTCGCCTGCGGCCGGCCGATGGTGTCATCGGCCGGCGGTGCGACGGCCCGTGTGGTCTCGGCGGCTGGCGGAATCGCGGTACCGGCCGAGGACCCGGTGGCGCTCGCGGGCGCGATCGCGAAGGTGGCGGCGCTAGGGCCAGCCGAGCGGGCGGCGATGGGTGCCGCCGCGCGGCGGTACTACGTGACCCATTACCAGCGGGCCGCCTTGCTCGACCGGGTCGAGCGGCATCTGCGCGCCGCCGCGGGTCTGTCGGCCGCGCCGGAGCGGGTGCCAGTCGGTGGGCCGGCCGTCGGCGCGAGCGCTGCCGTGCCGACCCTGAGCACGTGACCGACGTGGCGGCCCGTCCCCCGCGCGCGGCGTCGACGGTCCGTTCGGTGCTGCTGCTGGGCCCGGACTATCCGACCCGGCGCGAGACGGTCATCGCCGGCATTTCGGCGTGCGTCGACGGCATCGATGGCCCTCGGGGCGACCCGGCGGCACTCGGCGCGGCGCTGTCGGCCGGCTGGATGCCGAAGGCGGTGCCGTCCGTCGAGCCCAACGAGGACGGCGTCCTGCTGGCGGCCGGCCCCGGCGGGCTGCTGCTCGCGGTGGCGGACGGCCACGGCGGCTCGGCCGCCTCGACCGCGGCCCTGCGCGGGCTGGCCGCCGCGGCGGCCGACCTGCTCGCCACTCCAGCGGAAGGGGCCGCCGGTCGCGGCGGCGGCGCCCGACTCGTGCGCGCGCTCACCGCGGCCGCCGTGGACGGCGTGGCGGACGTCGCGGAGCCTGCGCGCACCGCGCTGGGCCTCGTGCTCGCCGTCGACGAGTCGATCTTCTCGATCGGCTACGGTGACACGCTGACGGCGCTGGTGCGTCGAGGCCGCCCGCGGGTAATCAGCACGCCGTCCGAGTTCCTCGGCCCGGGTACCCGCGGGAGCGAGGATGAGGACCGGTCCGTCCAGCGCCGCCACCGGCGGCCGGGAGACGCCGTTCTGATCGTCTCCGACGGCGTGCCCGACTACCTGGGCCGTGCCTTCCCGGAAGTGGTGGGGGCCGTTCTGCGCGGCGACGGGCGGTCCGCTCCCGACGCTCCCGCGGTCGGCCGAGCCCTCGTCGGTCGGGCCGGGGCCGCCGGCGCCGGCGACAACATCACGGCGGCCGTACTGCTGCCCGCCGCGGCGCCGTCATGGCGGGCTCGCTGGCGCCGCTGACGCGGCGTTCCGCTGTCTCGGTCGGGGCCGCGAACGTAACCGCGGGAACGTGGAACTAGGTGCGACACGCGCCCTACGGTGTGTAGAGCTTCCCTGGCCGCTGCTCGCTGGCTACGGTCATTTCCGTCAGTATTTGAATGCGGTGCGTCAGCAGCAGGTCACAAGGCTGCCGCCTGCCAGACCAAGGAGCCCGCGATGCGGACGGATCGGGTCAGGGCGCCGGCATGCCGGCGGCATGCCGGGGCGCCCCGCGCCGGAAGGGCGAAGGCCACCGCGGTAGCCGCGGTCGCACTCGGGCTGGTCGCGGTCGGGTCCGGGTGCGGCTCGACGATGGCCGGCGGCAGCTCCGCGACCGTGGCCGCGGGCTCGTCGGGAGCGGGCTCGCGAGGGCCGGCGCAATCCGTCGCCCCCTCGGCGTCCGGCCGGGGCGGTCCCGGCGTGCCGGCGGCCGTGGCCGGATCCAGTGCCGCGCCCGAGGAGGTAGCGGCCGCGGCCGTCTGCGCGGCAGGCGCCCTCACCGGCAAGTTCGACGACATCGAGGGCGCGGCCGGACAGGTATACGGAAAGCTGGTGCTCACCAACGCGAGCCCGGCCGCCTGCAAGCTGAGCGGCTTCCCCGGCGTCCGGTTCGCCGACGCCGGCGGGGCCGAGTTCGGTGCGCCGGCGGACCATGACGACTCCGGGCCCATGCCAGGGCCGGTCCTGCTGGCGCCGGGCGGCACGGCGACGGCTGTACTGCGCATCACCCAGCCGGGCATCCAGGAGGGCTGCCTCAGCTCGGACGTGACCAGGGAGGCGTCCGCCCTGGAGGTGACACCTCCCGGCGGAGCGGGCACCGTATCGGTCGGACTGGCCGGTGGCGTCACAGCGTGCGTCTCCACCGACGTCCGCCAACTTCTGATCGGCCCCCTGAGCGCCTGACGCCCGCCGCCGGGCCGCGTCCGCGCGACCTCGCGCCATTGCGTGAGTGATGGCGCAGCCGGCCAGGTCCTTGACCGGCTGGCGGGCCGGGCGCGGCACTGGAGGTCCGTTCGCCGGCGTTACCGGCGTTACCGGCCTTGCCGGAGTTGCCGGGAGTGCGGCGGCGGGCCGGCGAAACGCGCGACTTCTTCCTGGCGACGCCCTCCGCTGGTTTCCTGGTAAATCCTAGGGTTGCGGGGGCGGTGTACGGAGGGAGTCGTGATGGACGAAGCGACGACAATTCCCGGAAGAAGTCCAAAGATGGCGGACGCGCTGGTGACACCGGGGTCACGGAATGCCCGGACGGCGGCTGCGTGGGTACCCACGCAGCCGAGGACCGGGCGGGCGGGTGACCAGGCGCTCGTCACCACACACCGACTGCCGCGGGTGCGCGTGGTGGACCGCGACGAGTTCCTGCTCGGCGCGGCCGCCGGGCGGGCGGTGACCCATGTCGGGTTCGCCGACGCGACCATGCGCGACGTCGCACGCCGCGACGGCCGTTGGCTGCACGCCCGGCTGGCCGGCGTCGCGCGCGACCTGGTTGGTGTCGACATCGACGTGGAGGGCGTCGCTGAGGCGAGGGCCGCGGGTTACGAGGCACATGCGATCGACTGCGGTGACCCGGCCGATGTCGCCAGGGCGGCGATCCGCCCGTCCGAGCTCGTCGTCGTCAGCGAGGTGATCGAGTACGTCGACAGCGTCGGGGCCTTCCTCGACGGCCTGCGTGCTCTGACCACACCTGACGGGACGATGGTCGTCACCACGTCGAACGCATTCCGGCTGATGAATCTCGCCGCCACACTGACCGGCCGCGAGCTGGCGCATCCAGGACACGTCTCCCGTTATTCGTGGTACACGCTCGTCAGCGTTCTGGAAAGGCATTCATGGCAGGTCGTCGCCTTCCACCCCTATGAGGATTCCGAGCGAGAGATGCCCGGCCGCGCGCGCACCGCACTGGCGGCCGAACGTGCCGCCAGGCTGTTCGCGCCCTTCCTCGCGAGCGGACTGATAGCCGTCTGCCGCCAGGCCCCCACCGGCTGACGGTGGATGGCGGGGGTCGACGGCGGGGCGGGGGCCGGCGGCGGGCCGGCGCGGTGAGCAACAGCGTCACATGTCCTGCTCGCCGCGGGTCCGCGTTCCTCTCGCGCGACCGGGGGTGTTGCCGCCGCCCCGGCGACCGGTTGGGCTCGCGGCGGTCCCGATGGCCGCGCGGCGAGGTTTCCCCGCCCGACCGGCACCGGGACCGGAGGAGTCCGCCACGCGTTCTGCCGGGCGGTGCGACCGGACGGCCTCGTGTCGGCGACCATGGAGGTGTGGGGCCCAGACACAGTGACGACCAGGACCCGGCCCGCGTCGACCCGGCCGGCCGCGGCATGCTGTCCGCGTTGGTCGCCCTCGTGCGGGACACCCGTGGCGACGAGTCGACGCCGATCCGGTACATCCAGTGCGACACGTGCGGGGGTCCTACGCCGCATCACGCCGAGGTCCAGATCTTCTCCGCGACCTTCCGGGACCCCACGTTCGTCGCGTCGCCGCCCGAGGTGGTCTGCGGCATCTGCGCCTCGGTCCACCCACGCGTCGTCGACGACGAGCCGCCGCTCGGCACCGAGCTGACCTGCGCCGCCCGTGGCCCACGCCCCTGGCCGGTGAGCCGGTTCGTCCCCGACCGCTGGCTCGCGCACCGCTGGCTCGGCGCCTGCGCCCACCGCTTCT of the Pseudofrankia saprophytica genome contains:
- a CDS encoding polysaccharide biosynthesis tyrosine autokinase; protein product: METDPTADTRGDLARSGRSLLALLARRWHLLLVVTILFGSTGFLFASLQSTLYSSSATMLLNDPRISSVFNDNNRFIGDPSRYVRSQARYLTSTEVLTTARSLLHNRLTVDQLRGRVQATSSDQLDQVSVTATDPTAEGAAAVANAVCQAYRQTIRNLTQTNAKSTTDELDQTIADLRGRISDLDEQLNSGEGPADPSLSAARQAAATQLLTLQSRADEIAVDTATYGDGVQMFEQANPPSAPAQPRPLRAVVVGAFLGFLLAAAAVWWRDEFRRKADEKQDPAAILGVPLLGDVPEFAVSTGGRALPAAREPTSPAAEAYNFLVESIGFALAAEGGGSVVAVTSPRSGDGKTVTALNLAIAMARDDRKVAVVDGDERMRGLTGLAAVSHEPGLSDLGGDVSVSAAVRHLDLDGAEALDVVPAGTALDDPASFFRTGRFRRAVGRLRSHADVVIVDSPPLLAASEAAAIASQADAVVLVVGRGTPLRVLTEARHRLEFVGTPVLGYVFNKSVGSGRRYGYGYGYGRSAARSATAPSGRHRVPDQRLDEDSSVKTSR
- a CDS encoding methyltransferase domain-containing protein, with amino-acid sequence MRVVDRDEFLLGAAAGRAVTHVGFADATMRDVARRDGRWLHARLAGVARDLVGVDIDVEGVAEARAAGYEAHAIDCGDPADVARAAIRPSELVVVSEVIEYVDSVGAFLDGLRALTTPDGTMVVTTSNAFRLMNLAATLTGRELAHPGHVSRYSWYTLVSVLERHSWQVVAFHPYEDSEREMPGRARTALAAERAARLFAPFLASGLIAVCRQAPTG
- a CDS encoding protein phosphatase 2C domain-containing protein, which translates into the protein MTDVAARPPRAASTVRSVLLLGPDYPTRRETVIAGISACVDGIDGPRGDPAALGAALSAGWMPKAVPSVEPNEDGVLLAAGPGGLLLAVADGHGGSAASTAALRGLAAAAADLLATPAEGAAGRGGGARLVRALTAAAVDGVADVAEPARTALGLVLAVDESIFSIGYGDTLTALVRRGRPRVISTPSEFLGPGTRGSEDEDRSVQRRHRRPGDAVLIVSDGVPDYLGRAFPEVVGAVLRGDGRSAPDAPAVGRALVGRAGAAGAGDNITAAVLLPAAAPSWRARWRR
- a CDS encoding DUF4232 domain-containing protein, which produces MRTDRVRAPACRRHAGAPRAGRAKATAVAAVALGLVAVGSGCGSTMAGGSSATVAAGSSGAGSRGPAQSVAPSASGRGGPGVPAAVAGSSAAPEEVAAAAVCAAGALTGKFDDIEGAAGQVYGKLVLTNASPAACKLSGFPGVRFADAGGAEFGAPADHDDSGPMPGPVLLAPGGTATAVLRITQPGIQEGCLSSDVTREASALEVTPPGGAGTVSVGLAGGVTACVSTDVRQLLIGPLSA
- a CDS encoding glycosyltransferase family 4 protein — its product is MRVTIVSQYFWPERFRVNDLAVGLRERGHRVTVLTGQPGYPDREAFAGRRRSAREWYEGVEVVRVPLASRGGGEPWRLALSHLSFAASASVLGAPRLPPSDVVLVYQISPVTLVPALLLRQVRGTPVVLWVQDLWPWSQYATGTVRSERVLTLLDWTARAGYRRCARVLGRSEDFLPLLREAAIPADRLDYLPNWAEKHYRPVPADPEVRRAAGIPDGFVAMCAGNLGVGQSLETLVAAADRLRGDPHGARVRWVVLGDGQRAGWLADEVRRRGLGDRVHLLGRAPLERTPELLAHADVLVTTLRRDPVWALTVPSRVQSFLACGRPMVSSAGGATARVVSAAGGIAVPAEDPVALAGAIAKVAALGPAERAAMGAAARRYYVTHYQRAALLDRVERHLRAAAGLSAAPERVPVGGPAVGASAAVPTLST